A stretch of DNA from ANME-2 cluster archaeon:
GTGTGCTCGGTTAATGTTGAACTTTGGTCTTTTAGTAATGCGGTATGTTCGGTTAATGTTGAACTTTGGTCTTTTAGTAATGCGGTGTGTTCGGTTAATGTTGAACTTTGGTCTTTTAGTAATGCGGTGTGCTCGGTTAATGTTGAATTTTGGTCTTTTAGTATAGCGGTATGTTCGGTTAATATTCCAATGCCTTTATCAAACCGTGCCATGTACTCCAAAACATCATCTATGGCAATCTTGCCAAACGGGGACGGTAATCTAATATCTTCTTTGATTTCCTTTGTTTCTATCGCAGTATCCGGACGGATTATTTTAAGGTCGTGAATAAATTCGTTTAAAACAGGTTCCAGACCACTGGCCATAAC
This window harbors:
- a CDS encoding acylphosphatase is translated as MSAAMKSIYATISNHVQMVGYREIVEAHGRARGLAGFVFNDVDGSVKVMASGLEPVLNEFIHDLKIIRPDTAIETKEIKEDIRLPSPFGKIAIDDVLEYMARFDKGIGILTEHTAILKDQNSTLTEHTALLKDQSSTLTEHTALLKDQSSTLTEHTALLKDQSSTLTEHT